A part of bacterium genomic DNA contains:
- a CDS encoding ATP-binding cassette domain-containing protein produces MINIKDLTFSYTTAGGKELFNLKKISFTLQKGEKVALMGANGSGKTTFIRCINGLLIPSGGEVEVDGIPLNFSDTLYEVRRKVGMVFQNPDNQIVTTTVERELAFGMENIGLERDEMRKRIKEALKMFHLEEHINRPPHLLSGGERQRLALASVWVMKPDYLILDEPTSLLDPAGREEVLSFILDQADEGNMGILLVTQFPEEALRFDRLIVLNEGELVLSGKPVDVFSDFNIMRSLGLDIPASVELDLFLKEVQSEYQI; encoded by the coding sequence ATGATTAATATAAAAGACCTTACATTCTCATATACAACAGCAGGAGGAAAAGAATTATTTAATCTGAAAAAAATATCTTTTACTCTTCAAAAGGGGGAGAAAGTTGCTCTTATGGGAGCAAACGGGTCAGGCAAGACCACTTTTATCCGATGTATAAACGGCCTTCTCATACCTTCCGGCGGTGAAGTTGAAGTTGACGGCATCCCGTTAAATTTTTCCGATACACTTTATGAGGTAAGACGTAAAGTGGGTATGGTTTTCCAGAATCCGGATAATCAGATTGTTACAACAACCGTGGAACGCGAACTTGCTTTCGGCATGGAAAACATTGGCCTTGAAAGAGATGAAATGAGAAAGAGGATAAAAGAGGCACTTAAAATGTTTCATCTCGAAGAGCATATAAACAGGCCTCCGCACCTTTTATCAGGGGGCGAGAGACAGAGGCTGGCCCTTGCGTCAGTCTGGGTAATGAAGCCTGACTATCTGATTCTTGATGAACCTACATCTCTTCTTGATCCTGCCGGAAGAGAGGAAGTACTCTCCTTTATTCTTGATCAGGCGGATGAGGGTAATATGGGAATCCTGCTTGTAACTCAGTTTCCGGAGGAGGCATTGAGGTTTGACAGGCTGATAGTATTAAATGAAGGTGAACTTGTGCTTTCCGGTAAACCGGTTGATGTTTTCAGTGATTTTAATATTATGCGTTCTCTTGGGCTTGATATACCGGCAAGTGTGGAATTGGATCTGTTTCTCAAAGAGGTTCAGAGTGAATATCAGATCTGA
- a CDS encoding 3-deoxy-D-manno-octulosonic acid transferase, whose protein sequence is MQIIWFLIYNLCVVPLMWITFNILQIWNKKVRKGVLGRKGLLKKLDRDLARFESNSPRFWIHNSSMGEFEQAKPIIGKLKEDFPNSFIIVTFFSPSGYEHTKEYDKADILTYIPFDSCFKAKKFIDIVKPDMALMIKYDLWPNHLWCLQEKSIPVVLVNASIRPAVLTGNFLIKSFFMPFYKYFKFILTISPEAKEFMDSSLHEPDKVFVAGDTRYDQVVKRAESAEADVENLRKIMHGRRCFVAGSTWPSDERELIPALYAVFKRDIKFWVVLVPHEPTEEHIFQLQSLLDSIGIKHVRFSELNKNGSGDFDVLIVDTVGILASLYSLADITFVGGGFAPGVHSVLEPAAFGKLVLFGPKYTNSFEAERLLEKGGGIVVRDDREIEAVFTDFFSSGSSGLSKGDKAGLLVRENLGATERIVAHIKNCLKNND, encoded by the coding sequence ATGCAGATTATTTGGTTTCTGATTTATAATTTATGTGTTGTGCCTCTAATGTGGATTACGTTTAATATTCTGCAAATATGGAATAAAAAAGTTCGGAAGGGTGTTCTGGGCAGAAAAGGATTATTGAAAAAATTGGATAGAGATTTGGCCCGTTTCGAATCAAATTCTCCCCGTTTCTGGATTCACAACAGTTCCATGGGTGAATTTGAACAGGCAAAGCCGATTATTGGCAAACTTAAAGAAGATTTTCCAAATAGTTTTATTATAGTAACTTTTTTTTCTCCTTCAGGTTATGAACATACAAAAGAATATGATAAAGCTGATATATTAACATATATTCCTTTTGATTCCTGTTTTAAAGCAAAAAAGTTTATTGATATTGTAAAGCCTGATATGGCATTAATGATAAAGTATGATTTATGGCCCAACCATTTATGGTGCCTTCAGGAAAAGTCAATACCTGTTGTTCTCGTCAATGCCTCTATCCGGCCTGCTGTATTAACAGGAAATTTCCTTATCAAGAGTTTTTTCATGCCTTTTTATAAATATTTTAAATTCATTCTTACTATATCTCCGGAAGCAAAAGAGTTCATGGATAGTTCGTTGCATGAGCCTGATAAAGTATTTGTTGCAGGGGATACAAGATACGATCAGGTTGTAAAAAGAGCGGAATCTGCAGAAGCTGATGTCGAGAATCTGCGCAAAATTATGCACGGCCGAAGATGCTTTGTTGCAGGTTCAACATGGCCTTCTGATGAAAGAGAACTAATCCCTGCACTATATGCTGTATTTAAAAGAGATATTAAATTTTGGGTTGTGCTTGTGCCTCACGAACCGACTGAAGAGCATATATTTCAGCTTCAATCCCTGCTTGACAGTATAGGAATAAAACATGTACGATTTTCCGAACTAAATAAAAACGGAAGCGGTGATTTTGATGTTTTGATTGTAGACACAGTGGGCATTTTAGCAAGCCTTTACTCTCTTGCAGATATTACATTTGTGGGCGGGGGCTTTGCTCCGGGAGTGCACAGTGTTTTGGAGCCTGCTGCATTCGGCAAACTTGTGCTTTTCGGGCCGAAATATACAAACTCCTTTGAAGCGGAAAGACTCCTCGAAAAAGGAGGCGGAATTGTAGTAAGAGATGACAGGGAGATTGAAGCTGTGTTTACCGATTTCTTCAGCTCTGGGAGCTCAGGGCTTTCAAAAGGGGACAAAGCAGGACTATTGGTAAGAGAGAACCTCGGAGCAACAGAGAGAATAGTTGCCCATATAAAGAACTGTCTCAAAAACAATGATTAA
- the waaF gene encoding lipopolysaccharide heptosyltransferase II, with protein MSRGSVKPHKKILVIRFSAMGDVILTTPFLRILKKEIPDAQVDFIVKLKFSPLLEGNQNISSIITVPERFLDFVKLIFGLRKNRYDVVFDLQRNFKSSLIMILSGAKKKRKYKTRRFRRFVLVKFKKDIYRNNKSIPLRFLDALDEGSLKDDGKGAELNISEESKKRVSSLLEEAGIIYPFNMIVLAPGAGRATKRWNIKGFAEVGKHFIRLGYDVAIIGGEEDKDICKAVCSLTGEKAINFCGKTNLSETAAFMSICRLLISNDTGVMHMAGALNTPVVAIFGPTTKELGFFPFRGISQVVQIPLKCRPCSFHGTAKCSEQHFRCMNDITADMVIEAAENLITGA; from the coding sequence ATGTCTCGCGGCAGTGTCAAGCCTCATAAAAAAATACTTGTTATAAGATTCAGCGCAATGGGCGATGTAATCCTGACGACCCCGTTTCTGCGAATATTAAAAAAAGAGATCCCTGATGCTCAAGTTGATTTTATTGTAAAACTAAAGTTTTCTCCTCTTTTAGAGGGGAATCAGAATATAAGCAGCATTATTACTGTTCCTGAAAGATTTCTGGATTTTGTGAAGTTAATTTTCGGATTGCGCAAAAACAGGTATGATGTTGTATTTGATTTGCAGCGGAATTTTAAGAGCAGCCTGATTATGATTTTGTCCGGTGCAAAAAAGAAAAGAAAGTACAAAACAAGAAGGTTCCGGCGTTTTGTGCTTGTTAAATTTAAAAAAGATATTTACCGGAACAACAAGAGCATTCCTTTAAGGTTCCTTGATGCTTTAGATGAAGGTTCATTGAAGGATGACGGTAAAGGTGCGGAACTTAATATCTCCGAAGAATCAAAGAAGAGGGTTAGCAGTCTTTTAGAAGAAGCAGGCATTATTTATCCTTTTAATATGATCGTACTTGCCCCCGGAGCAGGAAGAGCTACTAAACGATGGAATATAAAAGGGTTTGCCGAAGTAGGAAAGCATTTTATAAGATTGGGCTATGATGTTGCGATAATCGGGGGGGAAGAGGATAAAGATATTTGTAAAGCTGTATGCAGCCTTACTGGCGAAAAAGCAATTAACTTCTGCGGTAAAACAAATTTATCCGAAACTGCTGCATTTATGTCAATATGCCGACTGCTTATAAGTAACGATACCGGAGTTATGCATATGGCAGGTGCTCTTAATACACCGGTTGTGGCAATCTTCGGGCCTACAACAAAAGAGCTGGGATTCTTTCCGTTCAGAGGGATTTCTCAGGTTGTTCAAATCCCCCTTAAGTGCAGGCCTTGTTCATTCCATGGTACGGCGAAATGCTCTGAGCAGCATTTCAGATGCATGAATGATATCACAGCAGATATGGTAATTGAAGCAGCCGAAAATTTAATAACAGGTGCTTAA